In one Phenylobacterium glaciei genomic region, the following are encoded:
- a CDS encoding alpha-amylase family glycosyl hydrolase produces the protein MSAAPWWKGAVVYHIYVRSFFDSDGDGHGDLKGVAAKLDYIKDLGVDAIWLSPVHPSPNRDWGYDVSDFEGVHPDYGSMADLEALIDAAHGRGLKVMLDEVLSHTSDEHAWFAASRDGGPDGEKASWYVWAEPADDGTAPNNWLSVFGGPAWAYQPARRQHYHHKFLRQQPKLNWRNPDAKEAAISVLDFWLAKGIDGFRLDVAGTFLHDDALTDNPAVPAAQRTRHHWAHASEMQVHLNDSNLPENIPLLDEIRTRVDGHSDRFVFGEFSEEEERCGAYCTPEDGLHSAYTFVLLHARKLNPQIFRDHFETLARHPGHWPCISFCNHDIMRTATRFGGGEAIARLMLALLLSLKGTTLLYQGEELGLPQAQSLTRIEIRDPVGDLYWPISKGRDGSRTPMPWAPGENLGFSSAKPWLPSAPEHRDLTVAAQAADRNSILAFSKALIALRKASPALTRGEIEMLPAEGQVLAFTRTEGAEQVLCLFNMGPEPAVFAQAGLVGEPVGLPGLIQAKAAAGRAELGPYGVAFIRRP, from the coding sequence ATGTCGGCCGCGCCCTGGTGGAAGGGCGCGGTCGTCTACCACATCTATGTGCGGAGCTTCTTCGATAGCGATGGCGACGGACATGGCGACCTTAAGGGCGTCGCGGCCAAGCTGGACTACATCAAGGACCTGGGCGTCGACGCCATCTGGCTCTCCCCGGTCCACCCCTCGCCCAACCGCGACTGGGGCTATGACGTCTCCGACTTCGAGGGCGTGCATCCCGACTACGGCTCGATGGCCGACCTGGAGGCCCTCATCGACGCCGCCCACGGGCGCGGCCTGAAGGTGATGCTGGACGAGGTGCTGTCCCACACCTCCGACGAGCACGCCTGGTTCGCGGCCAGCCGCGACGGCGGGCCCGATGGGGAGAAGGCGAGCTGGTACGTCTGGGCCGAACCGGCCGACGACGGCACGGCGCCCAACAACTGGCTGTCGGTGTTCGGCGGCCCGGCCTGGGCCTACCAGCCGGCGCGCCGGCAGCACTATCACCACAAGTTCCTCAGGCAGCAGCCCAAGCTGAACTGGCGCAATCCCGACGCCAAGGAGGCCGCCATCAGCGTGCTGGACTTCTGGCTGGCCAAGGGGATCGACGGCTTCCGCCTGGATGTGGCCGGCACCTTCCTGCACGACGACGCCCTGACCGACAACCCGGCGGTGCCTGCGGCCCAGCGGACCCGCCACCACTGGGCCCACGCCAGCGAGATGCAGGTCCACCTGAACGATAGCAACCTGCCGGAAAACATCCCCCTGCTGGACGAGATCCGCACCCGCGTGGACGGCCACAGCGACCGCTTCGTGTTCGGGGAGTTCTCTGAGGAGGAGGAGCGCTGCGGCGCCTATTGTACGCCGGAGGACGGGCTGCACTCGGCCTATACCTTCGTGCTGCTGCACGCCCGCAAGCTGAACCCCCAAATCTTCCGCGACCATTTCGAGACCCTGGCGCGGCATCCGGGGCACTGGCCCTGCATCTCGTTCTGCAACCACGACATCATGCGCACCGCCACCCGGTTCGGGGGCGGCGAGGCCATCGCACGGCTGATGCTGGCCCTGCTGCTCAGCCTGAAGGGCACCACCCTGCTCTACCAGGGCGAGGAGCTGGGTTTGCCGCAGGCCCAGAGTCTGACGCGGATCGAGATCCGCGACCCTGTGGGCGACCTCTATTGGCCGATCTCCAAGGGCCGGGACGGCTCGCGCACGCCGATGCCCTGGGCGCCCGGCGAGAACCTCGGCTTCTCCAGCGCCAAGCCCTGGCTGCCGTCCGCGCCCGAGCACCGCGACCTGACCGTGGCGGCCCAGGCGGCGGACCGCAACTCCATCCTCGCCTTCTCCAAGGCCTTGATCGCCCTGCGCAAGGCCTCGCCTGCTTTGACCCGGGGCGAGATCGAGATGCTGCCGGCGGAAGGCCAGGTGCTGGCTTTCACGCGGACGGAAGGGGCTGAGCAGGTGCTCTGCCTGTTCAACATGGGCCCTGAGCCCGCCGTCTTCGCGCAGGCCGGGCTGGTAGGCGAACCGGTCGGCCTGCCCGGTTTGATCCAGGCCAAGGCGGCGGCCGGACGGGCCGAGCTAGGTCCGTACGGCGTGGCCTTCATCCGGCGGCCCTGA
- a CDS encoding ATP-dependent Clp protease proteolytic subunit: MRNWRLDDDEEGEDGARKPDMPMTAGPVQNGLYKSRTVLIFGEIDMRLAERVTAQLLALSNDSDADIRVIVNSPGGHVESGDTIHDMITFCGPKVKMIGTGWVASAGAHIYLGAPKENRLCLPNTRFLLHQPSGGVRGQASDIEIEAEEIVKMRERVNRMIARETGQPYDKVVKDTIRNFWMGAEKAKEYGIVSRIISRADEA; this comes from the coding sequence ATGCGCAATTGGCGGTTGGACGACGACGAAGAGGGCGAAGACGGCGCCCGCAAGCCCGACATGCCGATGACGGCGGGCCCGGTGCAGAACGGGCTCTACAAATCCCGCACCGTGCTGATCTTCGGTGAGATCGACATGCGGCTGGCCGAGCGGGTGACCGCCCAGCTGCTGGCCCTGTCCAACGACAGCGACGCCGACATCCGGGTGATCGTCAATTCCCCCGGCGGCCACGTCGAGAGCGGCGACACCATCCACGACATGATCACCTTCTGCGGTCCCAAGGTGAAGATGATCGGCACCGGCTGGGTCGCCAGCGCCGGCGCCCACATCTATCTGGGCGCGCCCAAGGAAAACCGGCTGTGCCTGCCCAACACCCGCTTCCTGCTGCACCAGCCCTCGGGCGGGGTGCGCGGCCAGGCCTCGGACATCGAGATCGAGGCCGAGGAGATCGTGAAGATGCGCGAGCGGGTCAACCGCATGATCGCGCGCGAGACCGGCCAGCCCTACGACAAGGTGGTCAAGGACACGATCCGGAACTTCTGGATGGGCGCGGAGAAGGCCAAGGAATACGGCATCGTCTCGCGCATCATCAGCCGCGCGGACGAGGCCTAA
- a CDS encoding M20 family peptidase translates to MKRLAKIGLGLGGAVVLLVAVVAVRTATFKAPAAADLGTIKLAPAVKVDRASAALHLSQAIQIQTVSHQDKADNQLAEWDRLHAWLQATYPAAHAAMGREVVDGHTLIYTWKGSDPSLAPIVLMAHQDVVPVTPGTEADWKHPPFGGEIADGAVWGRGAVDDKGSLVTLFEGAEILAKQGFVPRRTVMIVSSHDEEVRGEGARAAAAWMKAKGIRAQFVLDEGQAVISDNPITGGPVALIGVAEKGYGTLKVTARAPGGHSSAPPADGGGVVTLAKAVTAIAEQPFAMRFAGPGAAMLTSLAPSGPLPIRMAVANSWLFSPLIVKQAAATPAGAALLHTTIAPTMLKGSPKENVLPQDATAWINYRIAPGDTSAGVMAKAKAAVGDLPVDLTWAKTPDEPSPVSSTTSLGWKTIAAVAGDLAKAPVAPGLVTAGTDSRYLAGVSQDVYRFQPVTFSLADTTMIHGTNEHLSLANLEQCVQFYARLIATTAR, encoded by the coding sequence ATGAAAAGGTTGGCGAAGATCGGCCTGGGCTTGGGCGGGGCCGTGGTCCTGCTGGTGGCTGTGGTGGCGGTGCGGACCGCGACCTTCAAAGCGCCGGCGGCGGCTGACCTGGGGACCATCAAGCTGGCGCCGGCGGTGAAGGTGGACCGGGCGTCAGCCGCTCTGCACCTATCGCAGGCCATTCAGATTCAGACGGTCAGCCACCAGGACAAGGCCGACAACCAGTTGGCGGAATGGGACCGGCTGCACGCCTGGCTGCAGGCCACCTATCCCGCCGCCCACGCCGCCATGGGCCGCGAAGTCGTGGATGGCCACACCCTGATCTACACCTGGAAGGGGTCCGATCCGTCCCTGGCCCCCATCGTGCTGATGGCCCACCAGGACGTGGTGCCGGTGACGCCGGGCACAGAGGCCGACTGGAAGCATCCGCCCTTTGGCGGCGAGATCGCCGACGGCGCGGTCTGGGGCCGGGGCGCGGTGGACGACAAGGGCTCGCTGGTGACCCTGTTCGAGGGCGCCGAGATCCTGGCCAAGCAGGGCTTTGTGCCCCGCCGCACGGTGATGATCGTCTCCAGCCACGACGAGGAGGTGCGCGGCGAGGGCGCGCGGGCCGCGGCGGCCTGGATGAAGGCCAAGGGGATTCGCGCGCAGTTCGTGCTGGACGAGGGCCAGGCAGTGATCTCCGACAATCCCATCACCGGCGGACCGGTGGCGCTGATCGGGGTGGCCGAGAAGGGCTACGGCACCCTGAAGGTGACGGCCCGCGCGCCGGGCGGCCACTCCTCGGCGCCGCCCGCGGACGGTGGCGGGGTGGTGACGCTGGCCAAGGCGGTGACCGCCATCGCCGAGCAGCCCTTCGCGATGAGGTTCGCCGGCCCGGGCGCCGCCATGCTCACCAGCCTGGCGCCCAGCGGTCCCCTGCCGATCCGCATGGCGGTGGCCAACAGCTGGCTGTTCTCGCCCCTGATCGTGAAACAGGCCGCGGCGACCCCTGCAGGCGCGGCCCTGCTGCACACTACCATCGCGCCGACCATGCTGAAGGGCAGCCCCAAGGAGAACGTCCTGCCGCAGGACGCCACGGCCTGGATCAACTACCGCATCGCGCCGGGCGACACTTCGGCGGGGGTGATGGCCAAGGCCAAGGCGGCGGTCGGCGACCTGCCCGTGGACCTCACCTGGGCGAAGACGCCGGACGAGCCGTCGCCGGTCTCGTCCACGACCTCGCTGGGCTGGAAGACCATCGCCGCGGTGGCGGGGGATCTCGCCAAGGCGCCCGTCGCGCCGGGCCTGGTGACCGCCGGGACCGACAGCCGCTACCTGGCCGGGGTGTCCCAGGACGTCTACCGCTTCCAGCCGGTGACCTTCTCCCTGGCCGACACCACCATGATCCACGGCACCAACGAGCACCTGTCGCTGGCCAACCTGGAGCAGTGCGTACAGTTCTACGCCCGGCTGATCGCCACGACGGCGCGGTAG